A stretch of the Bordetella genomosp. 8 genome encodes the following:
- a CDS encoding acetate--CoA ligase family protein, which translates to MNAIHTLLHPRSIAVIGASADAGKTAGRPVAYLQKHGYGGAIYPVNPRADQVAGLTCYPDIDSLPDVPDVGLVLVAPDRAIEAVGALSRRGTPAAIVLASGFGETGESGARRQQALKEAAGGMRLLGPNTIGLVNLTDRIMLCASGALEMESLQGGGIAVVSQSGGILGSLLSRAAAAGLGFSKLVSTGNEVDLEAADFIDHLADDPATQVIALYMEGLRNPEKFRQAALKAARAGKPVVVYKVGRSESGARSAASHTGALAGEDRVYDALFSQVGAIRAQTFADLLDIPAALATRRVLRGKRIAILTSTGGAGTLVADSLGVAGFETPPPGPETAAQLRDLQKNDQIVLDRNPIDVTLAGLQPELLRNTIATLLDSADYDAVITIVGSSALAQPTLAAGAIAASLDRSDKPVLAYVSPYAPAVLSNVNRAGAPAFTAPESFAAVLSAMLARTARENAAAGAGAAGAAGGHAGAGGASAEAAAGASASGADAAGLPSGSLNEAQARALFARYGVPSVGERAVADAAEGQREAQAFDRPVVLKVLSSRITHKTEAGGVAVGVAPEAVGEAIQAMAARVRQRTGIEPEGYLLQEMASGVEMIVGVHRDPQLGPTLLVGLGGVTAELFQDTALRLLPVDRATVGEMLRSLKSWPLLDGYRGRPKADVKALEDAVLNFAAMAGQLGDRLVEAEINPLFVQEEGRGVRAADGVAILK; encoded by the coding sequence ATGAACGCCATCCATACCCTGCTCCACCCGCGCAGCATCGCCGTCATCGGCGCGTCCGCGGATGCCGGCAAGACCGCCGGCCGCCCCGTCGCCTACCTGCAGAAACACGGCTACGGCGGCGCGATCTATCCGGTCAATCCACGCGCCGACCAGGTGGCGGGATTGACCTGCTATCCGGACATCGACAGCCTGCCGGACGTGCCGGACGTCGGCCTGGTGCTGGTGGCCCCCGACCGCGCGATCGAGGCCGTGGGCGCATTGTCGCGGCGCGGCACGCCCGCCGCCATCGTGCTGGCCAGCGGCTTCGGCGAAACCGGCGAAAGCGGCGCGCGCCGCCAGCAGGCGCTCAAGGAAGCCGCCGGCGGCATGCGGCTGCTGGGTCCGAACACCATCGGCCTGGTCAACCTGACGGACCGCATCATGCTGTGCGCCAGCGGGGCACTGGAGATGGAATCGCTGCAGGGTGGCGGCATCGCGGTGGTGTCGCAGAGCGGCGGCATCCTGGGTTCGCTGCTATCGCGCGCGGCGGCGGCCGGGCTGGGTTTCTCCAAACTCGTTTCCACCGGCAACGAAGTCGACCTGGAAGCCGCGGACTTCATCGACCACCTGGCGGACGATCCGGCCACGCAGGTGATCGCCTTGTACATGGAAGGCCTGCGCAATCCGGAAAAATTCCGCCAGGCGGCCCTGAAGGCGGCCCGCGCCGGCAAGCCGGTGGTCGTCTACAAGGTCGGCCGTTCGGAATCCGGCGCGCGGTCGGCGGCGTCGCACACCGGCGCGCTGGCCGGCGAAGACCGAGTCTACGACGCCCTCTTCAGCCAGGTCGGCGCCATCCGCGCCCAGACCTTCGCCGACCTGCTCGACATCCCGGCCGCGCTGGCCACGCGCCGCGTCCTGCGCGGCAAGCGTATCGCCATCCTGACGTCGACCGGCGGCGCGGGCACGCTGGTGGCCGACAGCCTGGGCGTCGCGGGTTTCGAAACGCCGCCGCCGGGGCCGGAGACGGCCGCGCAGCTGCGCGATCTGCAAAAGAACGACCAGATCGTGCTGGACCGCAACCCCATCGACGTCACGCTCGCCGGGCTGCAGCCGGAGCTGCTGCGCAATACCATCGCCACGCTGCTCGATAGCGCCGATTACGACGCCGTCATCACGATCGTCGGATCGTCCGCGTTGGCGCAGCCGACGCTGGCCGCCGGCGCCATCGCGGCGTCGCTGGACCGGAGCGACAAGCCGGTGCTGGCCTATGTCAGTCCCTATGCGCCGGCGGTGCTGTCCAACGTCAACCGGGCGGGCGCGCCCGCCTTCACGGCGCCGGAAAGCTTCGCGGCGGTGCTGTCGGCCATGCTGGCGCGCACGGCGCGCGAGAACGCCGCGGCGGGCGCGGGTGCGGCCGGCGCGGCTGGCGGACATGCCGGGGCAGGCGGAGCCAGCGCGGAAGCCGCGGCTGGCGCGAGCGCCTCGGGCGCCGACGCGGCGGGCCTGCCTTCCGGTTCGCTGAACGAAGCCCAGGCGCGCGCGCTGTTCGCGCGCTACGGCGTTCCTTCGGTCGGCGAGCGCGCGGTGGCGGACGCCGCGGAAGGCCAGCGCGAAGCGCAGGCCTTCGATCGCCCCGTCGTGCTCAAGGTCCTGTCCAGCCGCATCACCCACAAGACCGAAGCCGGCGGCGTCGCGGTCGGCGTCGCACCGGAGGCGGTGGGCGAGGCGATCCAGGCCATGGCGGCACGTGTGCGCCAGCGTACCGGCATCGAGCCGGAAGGCTATCTGCTGCAGGAAATGGCGTCCGGCGTGGAAATGATCGTCGGCGTGCATCGCGACCCGCAACTGGGCCCGACCCTGCTGGTGGGACTGGGCGGCGTCACGGCCGAATTGTTCCAGGACACCGCGCTGCGCCTGCTGCCGGTGGACCGCGCCACCGTGGGCGAGATGCTGCGTTCGCTCAAGTCCTGGCCGCTGCTGGACGGGTATCGCGGCCGGCCCAAGGCCGACGTCAAGGCGCTGGAGGACGCGGTGCTGAACTTCGCGGCCATGGCCGGGCAGTTGGGCGATCGCCTGGTCGAAGCGGAGATCAACCCGCTGTTCGTCCAGGAAGAAGGCCGCGGCGTGCGCGCGGCGGATGGCGTCGCAATTTTGAAATAA
- a CDS encoding enoyl-CoA hydratase/isomerase family protein gives MSNPTLQMQVDDGVAVITLNRPEVRNAIDDEMRQDFIAMLDQVTRDNAIRALVLTGAGKAFCAGGDIRGMRERMAAPAGQVAFNGWSRQQRTHHAIAALHDLTKPTIAAVNGAATGLGCDLALCCDFVMAADNATFAMTYILRGLIPDGGGMYFLPRRVGLQHAKELIYSGRTVAAEEAHALGMADRVAPAGELLQQACDWARTLSAGSSAALALSKTILNQTFELTADQVFQMGSQAQAICYTTEQHQASVQAFLDKSAKKS, from the coding sequence ATGTCGAACCCCACCCTACAAATGCAGGTCGACGACGGCGTGGCCGTCATCACGCTGAACCGTCCCGAAGTGCGCAACGCGATCGACGACGAAATGCGCCAGGACTTCATCGCCATGCTGGACCAGGTGACGCGCGACAACGCCATCCGCGCGCTGGTGCTGACCGGCGCAGGCAAGGCCTTCTGCGCCGGCGGCGATATCCGCGGCATGCGCGAGCGGATGGCGGCCCCGGCCGGCCAGGTCGCCTTCAACGGCTGGAGCCGTCAGCAACGCACGCATCATGCGATCGCCGCCCTGCACGACCTGACCAAGCCGACCATCGCCGCCGTGAACGGCGCCGCGACGGGGCTGGGCTGCGACCTGGCCCTGTGCTGCGATTTCGTGATGGCGGCCGATAACGCGACCTTCGCCATGACCTACATCCTGCGCGGCCTGATACCCGACGGTGGCGGCATGTACTTCCTGCCGCGCCGCGTAGGCCTGCAGCACGCCAAGGAATTGATCTACAGCGGCCGCACGGTCGCGGCGGAAGAAGCCCACGCCCTCGGCATGGCCGACCGCGTGGCGCCCGCCGGCGAGCTGCTGCAACAGGCTTGCGACTGGGCGCGCACGCTGAGCGCGGGATCGAGCGCCGCGCTGGCCCTGAGCAAGACCATCCTGAACCAGACCTTCGAGCTGACCGCCGACCAGGTGTTCCAGATGGGCAGCCAGGCGCAGGCCATCTGCTACACCACCGAACAACACCAGGCTTCGGTGCAAGCCTTCCTGGACAAATCCGCGAAGAAGAGCTGA
- a CDS encoding PepSY-associated TM helix domain-containing protein: MSHILPANTAPARRADPVQAAGHRRGIFLKWLRKAHSWIGLWGAVLGLLFGLTGFFQNHRAVMKISTGAPQVANVQLPLPVPAPASAQEMAAWLQAELKLPKPAERIQRDPAKPVAWGDKAVTQPEHWQIAFRSPKTIVQAEYWAGAGQVSVRRMEPGLLATLENLHRANGVTAAWVLIADTIAGGMVLLSLTGVLLWTGLNRRRTVGAAILGVSIVATLWVAAVTV, encoded by the coding sequence ATGAGCCACATCCTGCCTGCCAACACCGCCCCTGCGCGCCGCGCCGATCCCGTCCAAGCCGCCGGGCATCGCCGCGGCATTTTCCTGAAATGGCTGCGCAAGGCACACAGCTGGATCGGCCTGTGGGGCGCGGTGCTGGGCCTGCTGTTCGGGCTGACGGGTTTTTTCCAGAATCATCGCGCGGTGATGAAGATCAGCACCGGCGCGCCGCAGGTGGCCAATGTGCAACTACCGCTGCCGGTGCCCGCCCCGGCGTCGGCGCAGGAGATGGCCGCCTGGCTACAGGCCGAACTGAAGCTGCCCAAGCCCGCCGAGCGGATCCAGCGCGATCCCGCCAAGCCGGTGGCCTGGGGCGACAAGGCCGTGACCCAGCCGGAACACTGGCAGATCGCCTTCCGTTCGCCCAAGACCATCGTCCAGGCGGAATACTGGGCCGGCGCCGGCCAGGTCAGCGTCCGCCGCATGGAGCCGGGCCTGCTCGCCACCCTGGAAAACCTGCATCGCGCCAACGGCGTGACCGCGGCCTGGGTGCTGATCGCCGATACCATCGCCGGCGGGATGGTGCTGCTGTCCCTTACCGGGGTGCTGCTCTGGACCGGCCTGAACCGCCGCCGCACGGTGGGCGCGGCCATCCTGGGCGTGTCCATCGTCGCGACACTCTGGGTCGCCGCCGTCACGGTCTAG
- a CDS encoding fumarylacetoacetate hydrolase family protein, with protein MTDVFDPAPAAALLARTWREGRQISEIPADIRPRNLAEGYALQDAFIKAYAAETGDREAGWKLGVGSVAAMQAAGTERPLVGRVLAGHRYDNGATVQVLCQAPITVEFEIAFVLGRDIAPGAAPSDPMQAVSSTHIAFELVLSRFINRRAVGWPSFVGDSVGFEASILGPRIDAAAIQRGVATVDVQADGQTRGTALSGDDAIDPTQMLRHLFDHACYHGLTLRTGDVVTTGAVARPFDIPAGKTELSARFLGQTLSAQVVPAQA; from the coding sequence GTGACCGATGTTTTTGATCCGGCCCCGGCAGCCGCATTGCTGGCTCGGACGTGGCGCGAGGGACGCCAGATTAGCGAAATTCCCGCCGATATCCGTCCGCGCAACCTGGCCGAGGGCTACGCCTTGCAGGACGCATTCATCAAGGCCTACGCCGCCGAGACGGGCGACCGCGAGGCCGGCTGGAAGCTGGGCGTGGGCAGCGTCGCCGCCATGCAGGCCGCGGGTACGGAACGACCCCTGGTGGGCCGTGTGCTGGCGGGCCACCGCTACGACAACGGCGCGACCGTGCAGGTGCTGTGCCAGGCGCCTATCACCGTGGAGTTCGAAATCGCTTTCGTCCTGGGGCGCGATATCGCGCCGGGCGCGGCGCCGTCCGACCCCATGCAGGCCGTATCGTCGACCCACATTGCCTTCGAACTCGTCCTGTCGCGTTTCATCAACCGGCGGGCGGTGGGCTGGCCCAGTTTCGTCGGCGACAGCGTGGGCTTCGAGGCCTCCATACTGGGGCCGCGCATCGACGCCGCCGCCATCCAGCGCGGCGTCGCCACGGTGGACGTGCAGGCCGACGGCCAGACCCGCGGCACGGCCCTGAGCGGCGACGACGCGATCGACCCGACCCAGATGCTGCGCCATCTGTTCGACCATGCCTGCTACCACGGCCTGACCCTGCGGACAGGCGACGTGGTCACGACGGGCGCGGTGGCCAGGCCATTCGATATTCCCGCCGGCAAGACCGAACTCAGCGCCCGCTTCCTGGGGCAGACGCTGAGCGCCCAGGTGGTGCCGGCGCAAGCCTGA
- a CDS encoding Bug family tripartite tricarboxylate transporter substrate binding protein yields the protein MTFPTTLTRRAAIALATSCLALAGLASTAAQAAYPERPIRLIVPFPPGGGTDLVGRQLAEGMTQNLGQTVVVENRGGGSTIIGTEAVAKAQPDGYTLLLATFAHAVNPALHKKLPYSTFDAFAPVALIGRSPNVLVVSPKAPFKSVQELLAYARSHPGKLTFGSYGNGTSAHLAGEMFKSLAKVDIVHVPYRGSGPALTDLMGGQIDMMFSTVSSVAQLVKNDQLRALAVTSAQRSPSHPDWPTVAEAGVPGYVVESWYGIYAPAGTPADVIAHLNAALKVAVQAPGFRRNVEEEGLVINVGEPAQLDTFVRGEAQRWDKIIKDAGISEQ from the coding sequence ATGACCTTTCCCACGACCCTTACACGGCGCGCCGCCATTGCACTCGCCACCAGCTGCCTGGCGCTGGCCGGGCTGGCATCGACCGCGGCCCAGGCCGCCTATCCCGAACGCCCGATCCGCCTGATCGTCCCCTTCCCGCCGGGCGGCGGCACCGACCTGGTCGGCCGCCAGCTCGCCGAGGGCATGACGCAGAACCTCGGCCAGACGGTGGTCGTGGAAAACCGCGGCGGCGGCAGCACCATCATCGGCACCGAAGCCGTGGCCAAGGCGCAGCCCGACGGCTACACGCTGCTGCTGGCCACCTTCGCGCATGCCGTCAACCCGGCCTTGCACAAGAAGCTGCCCTACTCCACTTTCGATGCCTTCGCGCCGGTGGCCCTGATCGGCCGCTCGCCCAACGTGCTGGTGGTGTCGCCGAAGGCACCGTTCAAATCGGTGCAGGAGCTGCTGGCCTACGCGCGTTCGCATCCCGGCAAACTGACCTTCGGCTCCTACGGCAACGGCACGTCCGCCCACCTGGCAGGGGAAATGTTCAAGAGCCTGGCCAAGGTCGATATCGTGCACGTGCCCTACCGCGGCTCCGGCCCGGCGCTGACCGACCTGATGGGCGGCCAGATCGACATGATGTTTTCCACCGTGTCCAGCGTGGCGCAGCTGGTGAAGAACGACCAGTTGCGCGCCCTGGCGGTCACGTCGGCGCAGCGCTCGCCCTCGCACCCCGACTGGCCCACCGTGGCCGAGGCCGGCGTGCCGGGCTACGTCGTCGAAAGCTGGTACGGCATCTATGCGCCAGCCGGCACGCCGGCGGACGTGATCGCGCACCTGAACGCCGCATTGAAAGTGGCCGTACAGGCGCCCGGCTTCCGCCGCAACGTGGAAGAGGAAGGCCTGGTGATCAATGTCGGCGAGCCCGCGCAGTTGGACACCTTCGTGCGCGGCGAGGCGCAGCGCTGGGACAAGATCATCAAGGACGCGGGCATCTCCGAACAATAG
- a CDS encoding IclR family transcriptional regulator gives MPPSRRPTPAAQPPAPTAARSATRPARPGAAGATRSPAAAAPARFAPGASPANRSLERGIALLRAFRPGLEVLGNGELAERTGLSRATVSRLSQTLVRTGFLEYEPTLRAYRLGAPVLSLAHAMRSGSPIMKMAAPCMRELAQARRINVGIAVADGDDMVYLESVRYSRKVSLRSVVAGQRVPIELTSLGRAYLAALPEATRRDWIAAMMHRRPGHGQTLADDIESACASVRDAGYCVAAWQPAVVALSTPLVLPNGAVYALNVSVTTAEPPITVAASLADDLLGLKRRILAALEDTAAR, from the coding sequence ATGCCACCCTCTCGCCGCCCCACGCCCGCCGCCCAGCCGCCCGCACCGACGGCCGCGCGGTCCGCCACCCGGCCCGCCAGACCCGGCGCGGCAGGGGCGACTCGGTCGCCGGCCGCGGCGGCGCCCGCCCGGTTCGCGCCCGGCGCATCGCCCGCGAACCGGTCGCTGGAGCGCGGCATCGCCCTGCTGCGCGCCTTCCGGCCAGGCCTGGAAGTGCTGGGCAACGGCGAACTGGCCGAACGCACCGGCCTGTCGCGCGCGACCGTCAGCCGCCTGTCGCAGACCCTGGTGCGCACCGGGTTCCTGGAATACGAACCGACGCTGCGCGCGTATCGCCTGGGCGCGCCGGTGCTGAGCCTGGCGCACGCCATGCGCAGCGGCTCGCCCATCATGAAGATGGCCGCCCCGTGCATGCGCGAACTGGCGCAGGCCCGCCGCATCAACGTCGGCATCGCGGTCGCCGACGGCGACGATATGGTCTACCTGGAATCGGTGCGCTACAGCCGCAAGGTGTCGCTGCGCAGCGTGGTGGCGGGCCAGCGCGTGCCGATCGAGCTGACGTCGCTGGGCCGTGCCTACCTGGCCGCGCTGCCGGAAGCCACGCGGCGGGACTGGATCGCCGCGATGATGCACAGGCGTCCCGGGCATGGCCAGACGCTGGCCGACGATATCGAGTCCGCCTGCGCCAGCGTGCGCGACGCGGGCTACTGCGTGGCGGCCTGGCAGCCCGCCGTGGTGGCGCTGTCCACGCCGCTGGTGTTGCCCAACGGCGCCGTGTACGCCCTGAACGTCAGCGTGACGACGGCCGAGCCGCCGATCACCGTGGCAGCCTCCCTGGCCGACGACCTGCTCGGCCTGAAGCGCCGCATCCTTGCGGCGCTGGAGGACACCGCCGCGCGCTGA
- a CDS encoding ROK family protein codes for MKPGILAIDIGGTGLKAAVINEKGQMLAERVRVPTPHPCPPKILLENLKRMVAGLPEFDRISIGFPGVVREGKVLTAPNLDTSLWAGFPLRQAISRAFGNKPARLLNDADMQGLGLVSGRGLEFVMTLGTGVGTALFRDGELMPHMELAHHPIHKDKTYDEYLGEAKRKTLGKKQWNRRVRRAIELIDILFMPDRIYIGGGNAARLDFPADDHLRIGSNDAGLEGGAALWREARRS; via the coding sequence ATGAAGCCCGGCATACTGGCCATCGACATCGGCGGAACCGGCCTCAAGGCTGCCGTCATCAACGAAAAAGGCCAGATGCTGGCCGAGCGCGTCCGCGTGCCCACCCCGCATCCCTGCCCACCCAAGATCCTGCTTGAGAACCTCAAGCGCATGGTCGCCGGCCTGCCCGAATTCGACCGCATCTCCATCGGTTTCCCCGGCGTGGTGCGCGAAGGCAAGGTACTGACCGCCCCCAACCTGGATACCAGCCTCTGGGCCGGCTTCCCGCTGCGGCAGGCGATCTCGCGCGCCTTCGGCAACAAGCCCGCCCGCCTGCTGAACGACGCCGACATGCAAGGCCTGGGCCTGGTCAGCGGCCGCGGCCTGGAGTTCGTGATGACGCTGGGCACCGGCGTCGGCACCGCGCTGTTCCGCGACGGCGAACTCATGCCGCATATGGAGCTGGCCCACCATCCCATCCATAAAGACAAGACTTACGACGAATACCTGGGCGAAGCCAAGCGTAAAACCTTGGGGAAAAAACAATGGAACCGACGCGTGCGGCGGGCGATCGAACTGATCGACATACTGTTCATGCCGGATCGCATCTATATCGGCGGGGGTAATGCCGCAAGGCTCGACTTCCCCGCCGACGACCACCTCAGGATCGGCTCCAACGATGCCGGGCTGGAAGGCGGCGCCGCCCTGTGGCGCGAGGCGCGCCGTTCATGA
- a CDS encoding methyltransferase has translation MHSPALPQPPQLSWTQNGADHHADWRSESGAPPPRRVVVADDTMNADTAYRLACEGSALLWRGDFQNARQLLQALTRRIDRRPASKKRPADFPEAFHLHRQARAQRARALGMLLIPFEPGHVIPLRRAPDVARACRAVHGEAERPYVASLRELLGLVGAWQWREKGVEIAALGARVYPHYGVYSPVRGEYLDLIAQAPLPRPAGVDLAFDIGTGTGVIAALLARRGVRQVVATDMDPRALACAEENLERLGLRDRVRLERADLFPSGQAQLVVCNPPWVPARASAPVEYAVYDPESRMLRGFLQGLAGHLADDGEGWLILSDLAEHLRLRTREELLQWIEAAGLAVAGRLDTRPVHGKASDPDDPLHAARVREVTSLWRLRRRAATA, from the coding sequence ATGCACTCCCCTGCTCTACCTCAGCCGCCCCAGTTGTCCTGGACCCAGAACGGCGCCGACCATCACGCGGACTGGCGTTCCGAAAGCGGCGCGCCGCCGCCGCGGCGGGTGGTGGTCGCGGACGACACCATGAACGCGGATACGGCCTATCGCCTGGCCTGCGAAGGCAGCGCGCTGCTGTGGCGCGGCGACTTCCAGAACGCGCGGCAGCTGCTGCAGGCCCTGACACGGCGCATCGACCGGCGCCCGGCCTCGAAAAAACGGCCGGCGGATTTCCCGGAAGCCTTCCATCTGCACCGCCAGGCGCGCGCCCAACGGGCCCGCGCGCTGGGCATGCTGCTGATTCCCTTCGAGCCGGGCCACGTGATTCCCTTGCGGCGCGCGCCCGACGTGGCGCGTGCCTGCCGCGCCGTCCACGGCGAAGCCGAGCGGCCCTATGTCGCGTCCCTGCGCGAACTGCTGGGGCTGGTCGGCGCATGGCAGTGGCGGGAAAAAGGCGTTGAAATCGCCGCGCTGGGCGCACGCGTGTACCCGCATTACGGCGTGTATTCGCCGGTGCGCGGCGAGTACCTGGACCTGATCGCGCAGGCGCCCCTGCCGCGCCCGGCGGGCGTGGACCTGGCGTTCGACATCGGCACGGGCACCGGCGTCATCGCCGCGCTGCTGGCGCGGCGGGGCGTGCGGCAGGTGGTGGCAACCGACATGGACCCGCGCGCGCTGGCATGTGCCGAGGAAAACCTGGAGCGCCTGGGCTTGCGGGATCGCGTACGGCTGGAACGCGCGGACCTGTTCCCGTCCGGCCAGGCGCAATTGGTGGTGTGCAATCCACCGTGGGTGCCGGCCCGCGCCAGCGCGCCGGTCGAATATGCGGTCTACGACCCGGAATCGCGCATGCTGCGTGGTTTCCTGCAAGGACTGGCCGGGCATCTGGCCGATGATGGCGAAGGCTGGCTGATTCTGTCCGACCTGGCGGAACACCTGCGCCTGCGCACGCGCGAAGAATTATTGCAGTGGATAGAGGCTGCGGGCCTGGCGGTGGCCGGTCGGCTGGATACCCGGCCCGTACACGGCAAGGCATCCGACCCGGACGATCCCCTGCATGCCGCCCGCGTGCGCGAAGTGACGTCGCTGTGGCGCCTGCGGCGCCGCGCGGCAACTGCCTGA
- the tkt gene encoding transketolase: MNTPPSPDPARNDEKLDLLCIDTLRTLAMDAVQKANSGHPGTPMALAPVAYTLWHDFLRYDPAHPDWPNRDRFVLSAGHASMLLYGLLHLGGVIEIDADGKPSGKPAVSLDDIKQFRQLDSKTPGHPEYRMTTGVETTTGPLGQGCANSVGMAIAQRHLAQRFNAPGREVFDYNVYVICGDGDMMEGVSGEAASIAGHLGLSNLCWIYDNNTISIEGHTDLAFSENVAARFAAYGWNTLHVTDANDRMAVAAALRQFQATTDRPTLIVVDSVIGFGSPNKHNTAAAHGEALGEEEVRLTKKAYGWPEDAQFLVPDEVRDRLRDALAARAQPAYAQWTRTMEQLKAQDAAMHEELQRMRQGQLPDGWDSEAPVFPPDAKGLATRDSGGKALNAFAKHIPLLMGGAADLAPSTKTKLTFDGAGSFERDDYGGRNMHFGVREHAMGAIANGMALSHVRPYTATFLIFSDYMKPPIRLAALMELPVVFVFTHDSIGVGEDGPTHQPVEQMAQLRGIPGMRVLRPCDANETVEAWKVALQQTKHPTALVLTRQPLPTLDRSKYAPATDLRRGAYVLADCAPQQPQVILMATGSEVSLCLQAYDRLRADGIAARVVSMPSWDLFEEQDQAYRDSVLPPDVTARVAVEQAGYMGWDRYAGTKGEVIAMRTFGASAPIAKLQAKFGFTVDNVVRAAREQVQEKRSTK, encoded by the coding sequence ATGAATACTCCACCGTCCCCCGATCCCGCGCGCAATGACGAAAAGCTGGACCTGCTGTGCATCGATACGCTGCGCACCCTGGCCATGGACGCCGTTCAGAAAGCCAATTCCGGCCATCCCGGAACGCCCATGGCGCTGGCGCCGGTCGCCTACACGCTGTGGCACGATTTCCTGCGCTACGACCCTGCCCATCCCGACTGGCCCAACCGCGACCGCTTCGTACTGTCGGCGGGCCACGCCTCGATGCTGCTGTACGGCTTGCTGCACCTGGGCGGCGTGATCGAAATCGACGCCGACGGCAAGCCCAGCGGCAAGCCGGCCGTCAGCCTGGATGACATCAAGCAGTTCCGCCAGCTCGATTCCAAGACGCCCGGCCATCCCGAATACCGCATGACCACCGGTGTCGAAACCACCACCGGCCCGCTGGGCCAGGGCTGCGCCAACAGTGTCGGCATGGCCATCGCCCAGCGCCACCTGGCGCAGCGTTTCAACGCCCCCGGACGCGAAGTCTTCGACTACAACGTCTACGTCATCTGCGGCGACGGCGACATGATGGAAGGCGTCTCCGGCGAAGCCGCGTCCATCGCCGGCCACCTGGGCCTGTCGAACCTGTGCTGGATCTACGACAACAACACCATCAGCATCGAAGGCCATACCGACCTGGCCTTCAGCGAGAACGTCGCCGCGCGCTTCGCCGCCTATGGCTGGAACACGCTGCACGTCACCGACGCCAACGACCGCATGGCGGTGGCCGCCGCGCTGCGCCAGTTCCAGGCCACCACCGACCGGCCGACGCTGATCGTGGTCGACAGCGTGATCGGCTTCGGCTCGCCGAACAAGCACAATACCGCGGCGGCCCACGGCGAAGCCCTGGGTGAAGAGGAAGTCCGGCTGACCAAGAAAGCCTACGGCTGGCCGGAAGACGCGCAATTCCTGGTGCCCGACGAAGTCCGCGACCGCCTGCGCGACGCCCTGGCCGCGCGCGCCCAGCCGGCCTACGCGCAGTGGACCAGGACGATGGAGCAGTTGAAGGCGCAGGACGCGGCCATGCATGAAGAACTGCAACGCATGCGCCAGGGCCAGTTGCCCGACGGCTGGGACAGCGAAGCGCCCGTCTTCCCGCCGGACGCCAAGGGACTGGCGACCCGCGACTCGGGCGGCAAGGCCTTGAACGCCTTCGCCAAGCACATTCCGCTGCTGATGGGCGGCGCCGCCGACCTGGCGCCCTCGACCAAGACCAAGCTGACCTTCGACGGCGCCGGCAGCTTCGAGCGCGACGACTACGGCGGCCGCAACATGCACTTCGGCGTGCGCGAACATGCCATGGGCGCCATCGCCAACGGCATGGCGCTGTCGCACGTGCGCCCCTACACCGCCACCTTCCTGATTTTCAGCGACTACATGAAGCCGCCGATCCGGCTGGCCGCGCTGATGGAATTGCCGGTTGTGTTCGTGTTCACGCACGATTCCATCGGCGTGGGCGAAGACGGCCCCACCCACCAGCCGGTCGAACAGATGGCGCAACTGCGCGGCATACCCGGCATGCGCGTCCTGCGGCCCTGCGATGCCAATGAGACCGTGGAAGCATGGAAGGTGGCCCTGCAACAGACCAAGCACCCCACCGCGCTGGTACTCACGCGCCAGCCCCTGCCCACGCTGGACCGTTCCAAGTACGCGCCCGCGACCGATCTGCGGCGCGGCGCCTACGTGCTGGCCGACTGCGCGCCGCAACAGCCCCAGGTCATCCTGATGGCCACCGGCAGCGAAGTATCGCTGTGCCTGCAGGCCTACGATCGCTTGCGCGCCGACGGCATCGCCGCGCGCGTGGTGTCCATGCCCAGCTGGGACCTGTTCGAAGAGCAGGACCAGGCGTATCGCGACAGCGTGCTGCCGCCAGACGTGACCGCGCGCGTGGCAGTCGAGCAGGCCGGCTACATGGGCTGGGACCGTTACGCCGGCACGAAGGGCGAGGTCATCGCCATGCGCACTTTCGGCGCGTCCGCGCCCATCGCCAAGCTGCAGGCGAAATTCGGCTTCACGGTGGACAATGTGGTTCGCGCCGCGCGTGAGCAGGTTCAAGAGAAAAGGAGTACGAAATGA